A region of the Rhizobium binae genome:
GCGGCACGTGCCGGCGAAGGTCATCGCGGTCGCCGATATTCCCCGCACCAAATCCGGCAAGATCGTGGAACTAGCGGTGCGCGAGGTCGTGCATGGCCGGCCGGTCAAGAACCAGGAGGCGCTCGCCAACCCCGAGGCGCTTCGGCTTTTCTCGGGATTGGAGGAATTGCGGTCCTGATAACAGATTGTAAACTACGAGCTTTCACCATTCAGCAATCCCTTGTCATAGAAACCCTTCGTTAAGAAAGGTTCGTCAAAGGTGAAACAACTTGGGGGCCGCACATGAACGAGGCGGCCTGAAGCCCTACAGCGCCGCGCGTCGCAGACGCGCAAAGGACGCTGTAGCACTTTAAGTTGCTGCATGATTCCTTAAATCGATTCCGATTTAGGGAATCATGCAGGCGGGCTTGCGAAACATGACGTGGATCGACCGAGCTCTTGTTGAACAGCACCAAATTCAAGGCAGCCTCTGGCTGCCTTTTTTTCGCTGCGCCACAGATTAAGGATCAGCCGGCCAGCACGCGCTGCGACGGGAAGGTGATTTCGACGAGCGTGCCTTCGTTCGGCGCCGAATTGATCGAAAATGTCGCGCGGTTGGCATCGACCATCGCCTTGGTCAGCGGCAGGCCGAGCCCGGTGCCGTCGCCGCGATGGCGCGACTGGGTCGAGGAGACCTGCCGGAACGGCTTCATCGCCTGGTCGAGTTCGGCGCGAGTCATGCCGACGCCGGTATCGCGGACCCGCAATACCACGCTGCCGTTCGCCTCATAGGAGGTGGAAACGACGATCTGCCCGCCCGAGGGGGTGAAGCGGATGGCGTTCGACAGGATGTTGAGCGCGATCTGCTTGATCGAGCGCAGGTCGGCCACGACATCGGGCACGGCATGCGACAATGCCGTGCGGATGATGACGCGCTGGCCGTTCGCCTGCGGTTGGACCAGGGCGACCGCCTCCGAGACCGCTTCGTTGAGGCCGACAGCGGCAAAATCCAGATCCATCTCGCCTGCCTCGATCTTCGAAATATCGAGCAGGTCGTTGACGATGTCGAGGACATGCCGGCCGGAGCGGCCTATGTCGTTGGCATATTCGATATAGCGGGGATGGCCGATCGGACCGAAGCGCTCGCCGGCCATCATATCGGAAAAGCCGATAATGGCGTTGAGCGGCGTGCGGATTTCATGGCTGACGCGGGCGAGGAAATCGGTCTTGTGGGCATTGGCGGTTTCGGCCGCCCCCTTGGCGTTGCGCAACTCGTCCTCGGTGCGCTTCCATTGCGTGATATCGCGGATGACGGCGCAATAGCCGTTCGAGGAGGTGAGCCGGCCCATCGTCATAAACAGCGGCACGAAGCCGCCGGCGGCCTCGCGGCCGATCACTTCGCGCCCGTCGTTCAAGACGCTGGCCACACCATGGCCGGAGAGGCCGTTCAAATAGTCGAGAACGGCTTTCTGGCTCTCATGGGCAAACAGCATGACGAAGGGTTTGCCGCGCGTCTCCTGTTCGTCGTAATTGAAGAGCGCGCTTGCCGACCGGTTCATCGAGCGGATGTCGCCCTCCGTGCCGATGACGACGACGCCGTCGGTCGCCGTTTCCAGGATCGAGCGCAATTCCTCCACTTCGACCTGAAGCTTGGCCACCTTCTCGACCATCCGCTCGGGACGGGCTTCAGACCGTCCGGCGTCAGCCCGGGCGTCTTCCTTGCCTGCCACCGGCATCAGCGCCAGCATCAGGGCGTTGGCATCTTCCCAGCGCACCGATTGCAGCCGCGCGGTGACCGGCGTCAGCGTGTCGTCGGCCTTGACCAGCATCAATGTGCCGGAGCCTGCGGCATTCTCCTCGAGGTCGCGGCGCTGCAGCAGGGCGTCGATGCCGCCCACGTCGCGCAGCGCATCGAGGGAGGCGTAGCCCGTCAGCCGCATGAATTCGGGATTGGCATGCATCAGCGCGTCGCCGACATGGATGAGCACCGCGACGGGCAACTGATCGACCGTTCCGGCAGACAGCCCGTCTGTCATCTTGACGCGCGGCGGGATGAAGCTTGTGAGCACCTCGATCTGGCTTACCGTCTCTTCGAGCCCTTCGGTCGCCTCGTCCTCTTCCAAGGCGGCGGGCTCTTCGGCCTCTTCCCGCAGCGCCTCGGCCGCGTTCTCGAAGATCGCTTCCTGCGGCGCCGGCTCATCGGCCGAAGCAAAGTCGTCCGTATCGGCGAGCGGCGTTTCGTCCTTGAAAGTGTCCGGTTCCAAGCTCTCTTCGAATGCCGCCGTTTCCGTGGCGCCGGCGTCCCCGGGCGGCGGAGCTGCGGGCACTTCCTCGCGGGCGCCGAAGGCTTCCAGGCGCTTGGCGATTTCGCGGAAATTCGCCTGTTCGGCGGCCGTCAGTGCGGCGCCCGTGCTGTGAAGCTGTACGACCTTGTCGGTGAAACGGCGATTGGGTGTTTCGACGATGCGTAGCGCCGGCGGTTCGTCTGCAGCATTGTCCCGGGCGGGCGCCTCGAAGGTCGTCTCTTCGCGGGTCACCGCTTCCGGCGCCGTCTCTTCGGCCTGCGGTGCCACTGCTGTCGGCGCCTCATTCCCGTTCTCGTCCGCCGCGGGCGGTTCCGCCACGGCCTTCTCGGACGTGGCTTCCATATCATGCGCCGGGTCGGCGGCAGGCTCGGCGATCGGGCCGGGGCTTGCCGCTTCATGGCCGACGCCATCCTGGCCGAGCGTCAGGCCAAGCGCCAGCGGATCCTCCTGTGCGTCGGAGAGCCTGACGACGCCGAAGCCGCGGAAGCCGTCGAAGTCGCGATTGCGGGTATAAGTCGGCAACGCGGCGAGATCGACCGGAACGACGAGGCTGGTGCCTTCGACCGGCCAGAGGATCGTCTTGCCCGACCACGTGTCGCGGCGCGCGAGCGCCTCGGAGAGCTTGCCCTCCGGATCAAGGTTGAAGAGAGCGGCGATGTCGCTGAAGGCGGAGCCGATGATGGCGGAGGCACGCGGACCGACGGCCTCGGCAAATTCGTGGCTGACCTCGTTGAATCGGCCTTCCGCATCGATCTTCCAGACGAAGCGCGTGGCGCGGCTGTTCGGTCGGAAGACGAAGCCGGGTTGCGCTGCAGGTGCCGGGGCAGGGGGTGCGTCGGAAATCAACGGCGTCGCGGCGGCCGGCGCTTCACTAGCCATTGCCGGCGCCTCTTCGACGGGCGTCCGGCTGGCTTCGGCCGGTTCTGCCGTCTCGTTCGTTTCCGCGGTCTCATCAGCGGAACGGGCCGCGTCGCCGTCGAAAAGCTTTGCCGGCTCGTCCGCACCGCTGTCGCTCGTAGCGTCATCGTTTTCCGGCGCCGCGTGTTCGGCCGGATGCATCTCCGCAATCACTTCGTCGGCGGATGTGGCGGCTGCCTCTGCCGGCTTTCCGCTTTCGCCGGCGATCTCCTCGAGGGTCTCTTCGACCTCTTCAATGCCGGACACCGCGTCGATGATCTCGGTGAAGCCGGTTGCGGCGACCGGCTCTTCCCGAGGAAGTTCGGATGGCGGCGCGCTTGCTTCCCCCGCGGGCGCGTCAGCCGCCTGCGGCGATCTATCGGCTGGATCGCGCACGGGTGCGTCGACCGGGTCGAGATGACCGATCGCGGTTTCAACGGCAAAAAGCAGATTGAGGGCCGGCTCCTCGCTGAGCTTGCCGACGGCGGCAGGGAGATAACCCTTGCCGGTGGCGACCGGGCGTTTCACCAGCCGGTCGGGATGCGCACCGGCAAGGTTGATCAGCGCCTTGGCGGTTTCGCCTGAGATGGCTAGCGACGCAAAGCCCGGCGAGGCCGCGATGACCTCGCCATTGGCGCCGATGACGGCCATATGCGTGTCGGGATCGTCGAGCCCCTGCAGCATCTGGGCGGCCGAGGCGTCGGCGGCGAGCGGCTTTGCCGAGACCGGCACCGAAAACAAGATGGCTTTCTCGCCCTGCGAAAGCCGGATCAATTCGGCCGCCGCCTGCACCTGCACGCGCTGAAAGCCCTTGGCGACGCGGATCATCAGGCTTCTGTAGTCACCGATATCGGCGAGTTGCCGCGCCGCCGTTTCCAGCTGGCGAAAGGTGATATCGGTGCGATCAACGCCTTGATCGAGCAGATCATAGACCGCCGAATGGCCGAAAAGCTCGGCACCCGCGCCGTTCGCCCAGAGCAGCCGGGCAAGATCGGCCGAAAACAGCACCATCGCCTCGCCGCGTGAAAAGCGTTCCCGCACCCGCGCATGCACGGCGATATCGATGAACGGATATTGGACTGCGGGCATGATCGAACCTTGTCGCTGTCGGCCTTCTAAATTAACGGCTTATTAATAACTGCAGGTCGCATGCCGGTCCAGAACAGCGGGGCAGTTTCGGCCCACAGGGTTAACGACGTGTGCACTGCACAATAATTGTTGC
Encoded here:
- a CDS encoding ATP-binding protein, translated to MPAVQYPFIDIAVHARVRERFSRGEAMVLFSADLARLLWANGAGAELFGHSAVYDLLDQGVDRTDITFRQLETAARQLADIGDYRSLMIRVAKGFQRVQVQAAAELIRLSQGEKAILFSVPVSAKPLAADASAAQMLQGLDDPDTHMAVIGANGEVIAASPGFASLAISGETAKALINLAGAHPDRLVKRPVATGKGYLPAAVGKLSEEPALNLLFAVETAIGHLDPVDAPVRDPADRSPQAADAPAGEASAPPSELPREEPVAATGFTEIIDAVSGIEEVEETLEEIAGESGKPAEAAATSADEVIAEMHPAEHAAPENDDATSDSGADEPAKLFDGDAARSADETAETNETAEPAEASRTPVEEAPAMASEAPAAATPLISDAPPAPAPAAQPGFVFRPNSRATRFVWKIDAEGRFNEVSHEFAEAVGPRASAIIGSAFSDIAALFNLDPEGKLSEALARRDTWSGKTILWPVEGTSLVVPVDLAALPTYTRNRDFDGFRGFGVVRLSDAQEDPLALGLTLGQDGVGHEAASPGPIAEPAADPAHDMEATSEKAVAEPPAADENGNEAPTAVAPQAEETAPEAVTREETTFEAPARDNAADEPPALRIVETPNRRFTDKVVQLHSTGAALTAAEQANFREIAKRLEAFGAREEVPAAPPPGDAGATETAAFEESLEPDTFKDETPLADTDDFASADEPAPQEAIFENAAEALREEAEEPAALEEDEATEGLEETVSQIEVLTSFIPPRVKMTDGLSAGTVDQLPVAVLIHVGDALMHANPEFMRLTGYASLDALRDVGGIDALLQRRDLEENAAGSGTLMLVKADDTLTPVTARLQSVRWEDANALMLALMPVAGKEDARADAGRSEARPERMVEKVAKLQVEVEELRSILETATDGVVVIGTEGDIRSMNRSASALFNYDEQETRGKPFVMLFAHESQKAVLDYLNGLSGHGVASVLNDGREVIGREAAGGFVPLFMTMGRLTSSNGYCAVIRDITQWKRTEDELRNAKGAAETANAHKTDFLARVSHEIRTPLNAIIGFSDMMAGERFGPIGHPRYIEYANDIGRSGRHVLDIVNDLLDISKIEAGEMDLDFAAVGLNEAVSEAVALVQPQANGQRVIIRTALSHAVPDVVADLRSIKQIALNILSNAIRFTPSGGQIVVSTSYEANGSVVLRVRDTGVGMTRAELDQAMKPFRQVSSTQSRHRGDGTGLGLPLTKAMVDANRATFSINSAPNEGTLVEITFPSQRVLAG